The following are encoded in a window of Paenibacillus polymyxa genomic DNA:
- a CDS encoding alpha/beta fold hydrolase: MELFYEIEGNGVPIVMIHSGGVDSRVWRYMVPELAKSFKVITFDGRGTGRSPAMQEPTSLVEDLRKLLEYLGLDLVTLVGHSIGGQVATDFALSYPSMVERLVVIAPSLTGFAYSQEFTNYIASVNAAAPDISKLVELSLAGPIYRATMASPHRRFLSEMHTHYMTRVFTEWRSFDVLWPEPPSIERLENIAASTLFIQGTIEWPDMYNIAEHFKRVPEIRFAEIKGADHMLVLTHAEELATSIRQFCHRNHT; the protein is encoded by the coding sequence GTGGAACTTTTTTACGAAATCGAAGGGAATGGAGTCCCTATAGTCATGATTCACTCGGGAGGTGTCGACTCAAGGGTATGGAGATATATGGTGCCTGAATTGGCAAAATCATTCAAGGTCATTACCTTCGATGGTCGAGGAACCGGCCGCTCGCCTGCTATGCAAGAGCCGACTTCACTTGTGGAGGATTTGCGCAAACTTCTCGAATATCTCGGACTGGATCTTGTCACACTTGTTGGTCATTCCATCGGTGGGCAAGTCGCGACTGATTTTGCGTTATCATATCCTTCTATGGTTGAGCGGCTAGTGGTGATTGCCCCTTCATTAACGGGGTTTGCATATTCGCAAGAATTTACCAATTATATAGCATCGGTGAATGCGGCCGCTCCCGATATTTCAAAACTTGTAGAGTTGTCTTTAGCCGGACCGATCTATCGGGCTACGATGGCTAGCCCCCACCGGAGATTTCTGAGTGAAATGCATACTCACTACATGACAAGGGTATTTACCGAGTGGAGGAGCTTTGATGTCCTTTGGCCAGAGCCGCCTTCGATTGAACGTTTAGAGAACATTGCAGCGAGTACGTTATTTATACAAGGAACCATAGAATGGCCGGATATGTATAATATCGCCGAGCACTTCAAGCGTGTACCTGAGATTAGGTTTGCCGAAATCAAAGGAGCTGATCATATGCTTGTCCTTACTCATGCGGAAGAACTAGCAACTAGTATCCGACAGTTTTGTCACAGGAACCATACGTGA
- a CDS encoding dihydrofolate reductase family protein, with the protein MGTQPSSQGDLKEEVLNLKEQPGSNILVLGSGELVRKLMKHDLFDEFRIMIFPFIWVSGKRLFTDNIKTMSLKHVYTKTLHSGAVELTYRPSKEDNVFHQGSD; encoded by the coding sequence ATTGGAACGCAACCCTCGTCTCAAGGGGATCTCAAGGAAGAAGTTTTGAACCTCAAAGAGCAACCCGGAAGTAACATCTTGGTGCTTGGAAGCGGCGAGTTAGTTAGGAAGCTGATGAAGCATGATCTCTTCGACGAGTTTCGGATCATGATCTTTCCGTTTATATGGGTGAGTGGAAAGCGTTTGTTTACAGATAACATCAAGACGATGTCTCTTAAGCATGTCTATACCAAGACCTTACATTCGGGAGCAGTTGAATTGACGTACCGTCCATCAAAAGAAGATAACGTTTTTCACCAAGGCTCAGACTGA
- a CDS encoding erythromycin esterase family protein, with amino-acid sequence MNFNDNLSEQNAYLKELNALFIPLDGMENLDRIVKAIGDADIVLLGEASHGTSDFYRVRAELSKKLIASKGFNIIGVEGDWPSAYRLNRYVKGMEGADSSATDALGDFTRWPTWMWANTDIRDFAEWLKDYNEVNQGGGSGCPKVGFYGIDMYSLWESMEAIIGYLEETKSPQLEQARRTYACFDPYSRDHQAYGIAAGLLSESCEKEVVELLKQIQSRRMTYPGSEEELNAEVNMLVTSSSEAYYRTMVQGGPQSWNIRDRHMVESLKRIMSYYGASAKAIVWEHNTHIGDARATDMMADGMVNVGQLLREDPEHRVFAVGFGTYQGEVLAGRAWGAPVEKMTVPPGQPGSWEYCMHQAGGGRNGMVMLTDASSMLHTVIGHRAIGVVYEPAHERFGNYVPSSMADRYDAFVHLDRTISLQPLPILQPVATDALFSE; translated from the coding sequence ATGAATTTTAATGATAATCTATCAGAGCAGAATGCATATTTGAAAGAGCTGAATGCCTTATTTATCCCATTGGACGGAATGGAGAATCTAGACCGCATAGTTAAGGCCATCGGAGATGCAGATATTGTGCTGCTTGGCGAGGCAAGCCATGGGACGTCTGATTTTTACCGAGTTCGGGCCGAGCTTTCGAAGAAGCTAATTGCAAGCAAGGGATTTAACATTATCGGCGTGGAAGGAGACTGGCCCTCTGCTTATCGATTGAACCGGTATGTTAAAGGGATGGAGGGGGCCGATTCTTCGGCAACCGATGCACTGGGTGATTTTACTCGCTGGCCGACCTGGATGTGGGCGAATACGGATATTCGTGATTTCGCGGAGTGGCTGAAGGATTACAATGAGGTGAATCAAGGGGGCGGCAGTGGCTGTCCCAAGGTTGGATTTTATGGCATCGATATGTACTCGTTATGGGAATCGATGGAGGCAATCATCGGTTATTTGGAGGAGACCAAGTCTCCCCAGCTAGAACAGGCCCGCAGGACATATGCCTGTTTTGATCCATATAGCAGGGACCATCAGGCTTATGGCATTGCGGCAGGATTGCTCTCGGAGAGCTGTGAGAAAGAAGTGGTTGAGCTACTGAAGCAGATTCAGAGCCGGCGCATGACGTATCCGGGAAGTGAGGAAGAGCTGAATGCGGAGGTGAACATGCTCGTCACTTCCAGTTCGGAGGCCTATTATCGTACGATGGTCCAGGGAGGCCCGCAGTCCTGGAATATACGGGACAGACATATGGTTGAATCACTGAAGCGAATCATGTCCTATTACGGCGCCTCGGCAAAGGCTATTGTCTGGGAGCATAATACGCATATCGGTGATGCGCGGGCAACGGATATGATGGCTGATGGCATGGTCAATGTGGGTCAGCTTCTGCGGGAGGATCCAGAACATCGTGTATTTGCCGTTGGCTTCGGAACCTATCAGGGCGAGGTACTGGCCGGAAGAGCTTGGGGAGCTCCGGTTGAGAAAATGACCGTGCCGCCCGGACAACCAGGAAGCTGGGAGTATTGCATGCACCAGGCGGGAGGCGGCCGGAATGGCATGGTAATGCTCACCGATGCATCTTCCATGCTGCATACGGTCATTGGCCACCGTGCCATCGGTGTGGTATATGAGCCTGCTCATGAGCGATTCGGCAATTACGTGCCTTCCAGCATGGCAGATCGTTATGATGCGTTTGTTCATCTCGACCGGACCATCTCCCTTCAGCCACTGCCTATCCTTCAGCCTGTTGCAACGGATGCTTTATTTTCAGAATAA
- a CDS encoding epoxide hydrolase family protein, translating into MSVERFHIHIADEVLDDLKRRLHHIRWPDQLENSGWDRGVDLTYLKSLVSYWREQYDWREQESQLNRFSQFRCNINGIDVHFVHEYGKGPNPMPIILTHGWPDSYLRYQKIIPLLTDPASYGGDPKDSFDVIVPSLPGFAFSSSPDHPGVNNYQVSEMWAKLMTKELGYDKFAAAGGDIGSGVTRYLASNHPELLFGIHLTDIGIIRDLLTSHEQVKLSEEELQYKKRALEWLSLEGGYMSIQSTRPQTLAYGLSDSPAGLAGWIIEKFRAWSDCGGDLRQRFSEDELITHIMVYWLTNTIGSSTQMYYENSHSLPSLGYIKVPTGVALFPADIVLPPKDWAVRNLNITRWTTMARGGHFTAMEEPELLAQEIRTFYKPYRVE; encoded by the coding sequence ATGTCCGTTGAACGTTTTCATATTCACATTGCAGATGAAGTCCTTGATGATTTGAAAAGAAGATTACACCACATCCGCTGGCCGGATCAATTGGAAAACTCAGGCTGGGATCGAGGTGTTGATTTAACTTATTTAAAATCCCTTGTTTCGTATTGGCGAGAACAGTATGATTGGCGCGAACAAGAATCTCAGTTAAACCGTTTTTCCCAGTTTCGCTGCAACATCAATGGAATTGATGTGCACTTTGTTCATGAGTACGGAAAGGGTCCCAATCCCATGCCCATTATTCTAACCCACGGATGGCCAGATAGTTACCTTAGATATCAGAAGATTATTCCTCTTCTTACAGATCCAGCTAGCTATGGAGGTGATCCTAAGGATTCTTTCGATGTCATTGTCCCTTCATTACCTGGTTTTGCGTTCTCTAGCTCTCCTGACCATCCTGGTGTCAACAATTATCAGGTTTCCGAGATGTGGGCTAAATTAATGACAAAAGAATTAGGATACGATAAGTTTGCTGCAGCAGGTGGGGATATAGGTTCCGGAGTTACGAGATATCTGGCATCGAATCATCCTGAACTTTTATTCGGGATTCACCTAACAGATATTGGTATCATAAGAGATCTACTTACGTCCCATGAGCAGGTAAAACTTTCAGAGGAAGAACTTCAATACAAGAAAAGAGCATTAGAATGGCTTTCTCTAGAGGGAGGGTACATGTCGATACAATCGACACGTCCACAGACTCTTGCGTATGGACTTTCTGATTCACCAGCAGGCTTAGCCGGTTGGATTATTGAAAAATTCCGAGCTTGGAGTGATTGTGGAGGTGACCTCCGTCAAAGATTTAGCGAAGATGAACTCATTACGCATATCATGGTTTATTGGCTTACTAACACAATCGGATCGTCAACGCAGATGTATTACGAAAATTCACATTCTCTGCCGTCATTAGGCTATATAAAAGTACCAACTGGGGTTGCATTATTCCCAGCAGATATAGTATTACCACCAAAAGACTGGGCAGTACGTAATTTAAATATAACTCGCTGGACTACCATGGCTCGTGGTGGACATTTTACGGCCATGGAAGAGCCAGAGCTTTTAGCCCAAGAAATTCGTACCTTCTACAAGCCTTATAGAGTGGAATAG
- a CDS encoding SDR family oxidoreductase codes for MRVFVTGATGYIGSAVVRELIDAGHQVVGLVRSDNSAAKLKEAGAEVHRGDIDDLDSLRSGAAAADGIIHLAFNHDFSNFARALTADLHAVEAMGAALEGSGKPFVITTHANGVAAENVILLLAERGVRTSIVELCPSVHGEGDTGFVPRLINIAKTKGFSAYVEEGTNRWPAVHRLDSAHLYRLALEKAPAGSRLNGVADEGVPFRDIASVIGKHLNVPVVSISREEADTHFGFLSTLAALDIPRSSVATQELLGWRPVQPALIHDLEQSHYFNN; via the coding sequence ATGCGTGTTTTCGTAACAGGAGCAACAGGTTACATCGGTTCCGCTGTCGTCCGTGAACTCATTGATGCGGGTCATCAGGTCGTCGGTCTTGTGCGCTCAGACAATAGCGCTGCGAAACTAAAAGAGGCCGGGGCCGAAGTACACCGCGGTGACATTGACGATCTCGACAGCCTTCGTAGTGGCGCGGCTGCTGCGGATGGCATTATTCATCTGGCATTCAATCACGACTTCTCGAACTTCGCCAGGGCACTCACAGCAGATCTGCACGCCGTCGAAGCGATGGGGGCGGCGCTGGAAGGGTCCGGGAAGCCGTTCGTGATCACCACGCACGCCAATGGAGTGGCAGCAGAAAACGTAATATTATTGCTGGCTGAGCGCGGAGTGCGGACATCGATCGTAGAGCTTTGTCCTTCGGTACACGGTGAGGGTGACACAGGATTTGTGCCGAGACTGATCAACATTGCCAAAACGAAGGGCTTCTCAGCCTATGTAGAAGAGGGGACCAACCGCTGGCCGGCTGTGCACCGCCTTGACTCCGCACATCTATACCGCCTTGCGTTAGAAAAGGCACCTGCAGGTTCACGACTAAATGGGGTCGCAGATGAAGGCGTGCCATTTCGCGACATCGCAAGTGTTATCGGTAAACACCTGAACGTGCCTGTAGTCAGCATTTCACGTGAAGAAGCAGACACCCACTTCGGATTCCTCAGCACACTTGCAGCGCTCGATATCCCGAGATCAAGCGTTGCAACTCAGGAACTTCTGGGATGGCGGCCTGTGCAACCTGCACTGATCCACGACCTCGAACAGTCTCACTACTTCAACAACTGA
- a CDS encoding SDR family oxidoreductase, protein MQDKPVALITGANKGIGLQIAKDLAEHGFTVLVGSRSLENGEIASKSIGSDAHALQLDVTDQDSIVAAAERIRNEFGRLDVLVNNAGISHAGKPDDPFPSSGATSGLLTVASLEDIRSVYETNVFGVIAVTQAMLPLLREAPAARIVNMGSTGGSLSWNSIPENSHRAMFGAYSASKSAVHAVTLAFAFALESTNIKVNAACPGFTSTALNNFAGTRSVEQGAREAVRLAMIGADGPTGTFSDEDGPIAW, encoded by the coding sequence ATGCAAGACAAACCCGTAGCCTTGATCACCGGTGCCAATAAAGGAATAGGTTTACAGATTGCGAAGGATCTAGCGGAACACGGTTTCACCGTGCTCGTTGGATCACGCAGCCTCGAGAATGGAGAAATTGCCTCCAAAAGCATCGGTTCGGATGCGCACGCTCTCCAGCTCGACGTTACCGATCAGGACTCCATTGTTGCTGCAGCAGAGCGTATTCGGAACGAATTTGGTCGTCTCGATGTACTTGTGAACAATGCGGGCATATCACACGCAGGTAAACCGGACGATCCGTTTCCGAGCAGTGGCGCGACGAGCGGTCTTTTGACCGTTGCTTCGCTCGAAGACATTCGTTCGGTTTATGAAACTAATGTTTTTGGTGTCATTGCAGTCACCCAGGCCATGTTGCCACTTTTACGTGAGGCTCCGGCAGCACGCATCGTCAACATGGGCAGCACCGGCGGCTCCCTTAGCTGGAATTCCATTCCGGAAAACTCACATCGTGCGATGTTTGGGGCCTATTCGGCATCAAAATCGGCTGTTCATGCGGTGACACTTGCCTTTGCCTTTGCGCTTGAATCGACAAACATCAAGGTCAATGCGGCCTGTCCAGGTTTTACATCGACCGCGCTCAATAATTTTGCTGGCACTCGTAGTGTTGAACAAGGGGCGCGTGAAGCAGTCCGGCTTGCGATGATTGGTGCGGACGGTCCAACAGGAACGTTCTCAGATGAGGATGGACCCATCGCGTGGTAA
- a CDS encoding TetR/AcrR family transcriptional regulator, with translation MSERGELTEVVAEKPAKILGRKRDHTRDDKILEAAIAILADTSFDGMTMDMVAARAKAGKATVYRRWSSKAELVRDALAWMNRNHLELESLPDTGTLREDLLVLLKPQSIAEEERKFRVLAGLGSFLQHPEFAEAGTAGIFEPWVVVNRELMNRAVVRGEIPAHADIEMACQVITSMASFRGLIQRKPFDKPFFTALIDGILLPALKNPRTAPNIMDR, from the coding sequence ATGTCTGAGAGGGGCGAATTAACTGAGGTCGTGGCAGAAAAGCCTGCGAAAATATTGGGACGCAAGAGAGATCACACGCGGGATGATAAAATCCTTGAGGCGGCAATCGCCATCCTCGCCGATACGAGTTTCGATGGTATGACAATGGACATGGTCGCGGCTCGAGCAAAGGCTGGGAAGGCGACGGTTTACCGCCGCTGGTCTTCCAAGGCGGAGTTAGTCCGAGACGCCTTGGCCTGGATGAATCGAAATCATCTTGAGCTCGAAAGCTTGCCTGATACCGGAACCTTGCGCGAAGATCTCCTCGTGCTTTTGAAGCCGCAATCGATCGCGGAAGAAGAACGCAAATTTCGAGTCCTAGCGGGCCTAGGCTCCTTTTTGCAGCATCCGGAATTTGCCGAAGCAGGAACAGCCGGGATTTTCGAGCCATGGGTTGTTGTAAACCGCGAGCTTATGAACCGAGCCGTCGTCCGCGGTGAAATTCCTGCTCACGCGGACATTGAGATGGCTTGCCAGGTCATTACTTCAATGGCTTCTTTTCGCGGACTCATCCAGCGCAAACCGTTCGACAAGCCTTTCTTTACAGCGCTAATCGATGGTATTCTACTGCCTGCACTCAAAAACCCGCGAACAGCTCCAAATATCATGGACCGATGA
- a CDS encoding collagen-like protein: MRVPCPPPKGQQLLQGLAGAIAEAGPQGLVGALGPQGLAGIAGAIGALGPEGLAGALGPQGLAGLAGAIGALGPEGLAGALGPQGLAGIAGAIGALGPEGLAGALGPQGLAGIAGAIGALGPEGLAGALGPQGLAGIAGAIGALGPEGLAGALGPQGLAGIAGAIGAAGLAGPTGAAGPAGPVGPAGPVGAAGATGPAGPAGPAGGVLGFADFFALMPPDNAATVAPDTDVSFPQDGPISGTAITRINASSFNLATIGTYQVLFQVGVNEPGQLILTLNGADLAYTVVGRATGTSQIVGMALVQTTVINSVLTVRNPAGNAAALTITPLAGGTRPVSAHLVITQVA; this comes from the coding sequence GTGCGGGTACCGTGTCCCCCACCTAAAGGTCAGCAATTACTTCAAGGACTTGCGGGAGCAATTGCAGAAGCTGGACCTCAAGGACTTGTAGGAGCACTTGGCCCCCAAGGATTGGCAGGGATTGCAGGAGCGATAGGCGCACTTGGTCCCGAAGGACTTGCAGGAGCACTTGGCCCCCAAGGATTGGCAGGGCTTGCAGGAGCGATAGGCGCACTTGGCCCCGAAGGACTTGCAGGAGCACTCGGCCCCCAAGGATTGGCAGGGATTGCAGGAGCAATTGGCGCACTTGGCCCCGAAGGACTTGCAGGAGCACTCGGCCCCCAAGGATTGGCAGGGATTGCAGGAGCAATTGGCGCACTTGGCCCCGAGGGACTTGCAGGAGCACTTGGCCCCCAAGGATTGGCAGGGATTGCAGGAGCAATTGGCGCACTTGGCCCCGAAGGACTTGCAGGAGCACTTGGACCCCAGGGACTTGCAGGGATTGCAGGAGCAATTGGTGCAGCTGGATTGGCAGGACCAACAGGAGCAGCAGGACCAGCAGGACCGGTAGGACCAGCGGGACCAGTAGGAGCAGCAGGAGCAACAGGTCCAGCGGGACCCGCAGGGCCGGCAGGTGGAGTATTAGGCTTTGCAGATTTCTTTGCCTTGATGCCTCCTGATAATGCAGCAACTGTTGCTCCCGATACAGACGTAAGTTTTCCGCAAGATGGCCCAATCAGTGGGACTGCAATTACCCGTATAAATGCGAGCTCTTTTAACTTGGCTACAATTGGCACTTATCAGGTTTTGTTTCAGGTAGGTGTAAACGAACCGGGTCAACTCATTTTAACACTCAACGGCGCTGATCTGGCTTATACGGTGGTCGGGCGTGCAACAGGTACTTCTCAAATAGTAGGAATGGCTCTTGTGCAAACAACGGTCATTAATTCAGTACTCACAGTGCGAAATCCTGCTGGCAATGCCGCGGCACTCACGATCACTCCATTAGCTGGAGGAACAAGACCAGTTTCCGCGCACCTTGTTATTACGCAGGTTGCATAG
- a CDS encoding aldo/keto reductase: MQKVTLNNGVEMPILGFGVYQIQDANECEQSVYDAIMAGYRLIDTAASYLNEEAVGRAIKRSGVTREELFITTKLWVQDTGYERTKKAFEKSLDRLQLDYLDLYLIHQPYGDVFGSWRAMEELYREGKVRAIGVSNFHEDRLIDLIIHNEVVPAVNQVETHPFNQQIENAKFMKENNVQIESWAPFAEGKNNLFQNEILVSIAEKYNKSVAQVVLRWLTQREVVVIPKSVRKERIIENFNIFDFELSQEDMESITTLDTKKSLFFSHRDPDMVKWIGTRKLDI, encoded by the coding sequence ATGCAAAAAGTAACTTTGAACAATGGGGTTGAGATGCCTATACTCGGTTTTGGTGTTTATCAGATCCAAGATGCAAATGAATGTGAACAAAGCGTTTATGACGCTATTATGGCAGGCTATCGGCTGATAGATACTGCTGCCTCTTATTTAAATGAAGAAGCAGTTGGCAGAGCGATCAAACGTAGTGGCGTGACAAGAGAGGAGTTATTTATCACTACGAAACTTTGGGTTCAGGATACGGGTTATGAGCGTACAAAAAAGGCATTTGAAAAATCACTGGATAGATTGCAATTGGATTATTTGGATTTGTATTTAATTCACCAGCCATATGGAGATGTGTTTGGTTCTTGGCGCGCTATGGAGGAATTGTACCGTGAAGGAAAGGTCCGTGCAATCGGCGTTAGTAACTTTCATGAGGATCGCCTGATCGATTTGATTATTCATAATGAAGTTGTTCCTGCCGTAAACCAGGTTGAAACGCACCCATTCAACCAGCAAATCGAAAATGCAAAATTCATGAAAGAGAATAATGTTCAGATCGAATCCTGGGCGCCTTTTGCTGAAGGGAAAAATAACTTGTTCCAGAATGAAATATTGGTATCCATAGCTGAAAAGTATAATAAATCCGTTGCTCAGGTGGTTTTACGCTGGTTGACACAAAGAGAAGTTGTTGTGATTCCAAAGTCTGTTCGTAAAGAAAGAATTATCGAAAACTTCAATATCTTTGACTTTGAGTTAAGCCAGGAGGATATGGAGTCGATTACTACGTTAGATACGAAAAAGAGCCTGTTCTTTTCACATCGCGATCCTGACATGGTGAAATGGATCGGTACCCGTAAACTCGATATCTAA